One Luteibacter aegosomaticola genomic window carries:
- a CDS encoding YbdD/YjiX family protein has product MPMESYHPASPRSLWKWAVQTARLCCGVPDYDVYVKHLREHHPERPVPSYGEFFRERQEARYRGTGGRCC; this is encoded by the coding sequence ATGCCGATGGAAAGCTACCACCCGGCATCGCCGCGTTCGTTGTGGAAGTGGGCGGTGCAAACCGCCCGCCTCTGCTGCGGCGTGCCCGATTACGATGTGTACGTAAAACACCTGCGCGAACACCACCCGGAACGCCCCGTGCCGAGTTACGGCGAGTTTTTCCGGGAGCGGCAGGAAGCGAGGTATCGCGGGACCGGCGGCAGGTGCTGCTAG
- a CDS encoding FadR/GntR family transcriptional regulator codes for MANSRGLHAQVIEELGSSIVSGVLRPGDPLPGEAHLAAQMEVSRTILREALKVLAAKGLIETRQKTGMRVRDARFWNHLDPDVLSWRCASMPTEDFVGKLVEMRGIIEPAACMAAARRRDAVQLEAIGNALDAMEEAPDLDAWAEADLRFHEAVLAATNNELLSSLFSVIETALATFFVMSARTAKNFKYSLPHHRAVYEAIRRRRPNEAADAMRAMIDDSRANMRKGKSK; via the coding sequence ATGGCAAATTCACGTGGCCTGCACGCGCAGGTAATCGAAGAACTCGGCAGCTCGATCGTGAGTGGCGTGCTGCGCCCGGGCGACCCGTTGCCTGGTGAGGCGCATCTGGCCGCGCAGATGGAGGTGAGCCGCACGATCTTGCGCGAGGCGCTGAAGGTGCTGGCCGCCAAGGGGCTGATCGAGACGCGGCAGAAGACCGGCATGCGCGTGCGCGATGCCCGGTTCTGGAATCATCTCGATCCGGACGTGCTCTCCTGGCGTTGTGCGTCCATGCCCACCGAGGACTTCGTCGGCAAGCTGGTGGAGATGCGCGGCATCATCGAGCCCGCGGCGTGCATGGCCGCGGCGCGTCGTCGCGATGCCGTCCAGTTGGAAGCCATCGGTAACGCGCTGGATGCGATGGAAGAGGCGCCTGACCTGGATGCCTGGGCCGAGGCCGACCTGCGCTTCCACGAAGCCGTGCTGGCGGCGACCAATAACGAGCTGCTTAGCTCGCTGTTCTCGGTGATCGAAACCGCGCTTGCTACGTTCTTCGTGATGTCCGCGCGCACGGCGAAGAACTTCAAGTACTCGCTGCCGCACCACCGCGCGGTCTACGAAGCGATCCGCCGCCGCCGGCCGAACGAAGCGGCCGACGCCATGCGCGCGATGATCGACGACTCCCGCGCCAACATGCGCAAGGGCAAGAGCAAATAG
- a CDS encoding aldose epimerase family protein, with product MHKLLAVATTAFLLGGASAASAGDATKASFGSTPDGKDVTVVTLTNGKGMTAKIISLGAALYALDVPDRNGKPGDIVLGYPDLKGTFAKPQYFGDTVGRYANRIAKGKFKLDGKEYTVPVNDGPNSLHGGKLGFDKVVWTVDKVESGANPSVTLTYVSPDGDQGYPGKLTATAKYSINDKNELTIEYTATTDKPTIVNITNHTYWNLAGEGSGSVEDQKLMIAGDAYLPTDATAIPTGEVRSVAGTYFDFRKPKPIGRDVRHASEQQLVFGRGFDHNWVISRKEAPAAREVARVSDPKSGRVLSLWSAQPGLQFYSGNFLDGTTSGKAGGIYREGDAFALEPQIFPDTPNQPDFGSARLDPGQTYKNVMTYKFSTTK from the coding sequence ATGCACAAGCTTCTCGCCGTAGCGACCACGGCATTCCTGCTTGGCGGCGCGTCGGCGGCTTCCGCCGGCGATGCCACGAAGGCATCGTTCGGCAGCACGCCGGATGGTAAAGACGTAACCGTCGTTACGCTCACCAACGGCAAGGGCATGACAGCGAAGATCATCTCGCTGGGCGCCGCGCTCTATGCACTGGATGTGCCCGACCGCAACGGCAAGCCGGGCGATATCGTGCTTGGCTACCCGGACCTGAAGGGCACCTTCGCCAAGCCGCAGTACTTCGGCGATACCGTGGGCCGTTATGCCAACCGCATTGCCAAGGGCAAGTTCAAGCTCGATGGCAAGGAATACACCGTGCCGGTGAACGATGGCCCGAACTCGCTGCATGGCGGCAAGCTGGGCTTCGACAAGGTGGTCTGGACGGTCGACAAGGTGGAATCGGGTGCGAACCCGAGTGTCACCCTGACCTACGTGAGCCCCGATGGCGACCAGGGTTACCCGGGCAAGCTCACTGCCACCGCGAAGTATTCGATCAACGACAAGAACGAGCTGACCATCGAGTACACGGCGACCACCGACAAGCCGACGATCGTCAACATCACCAACCACACCTACTGGAACCTCGCTGGCGAGGGCTCGGGTAGCGTCGAAGACCAGAAGCTGATGATCGCGGGCGATGCGTACCTGCCGACCGATGCCACCGCTATCCCGACGGGTGAAGTGCGCAGCGTGGCGGGCACCTACTTCGATTTCCGCAAGCCCAAGCCGATCGGCCGCGATGTTCGCCATGCAAGCGAACAGCAGCTCGTGTTCGGTCGTGGCTTCGACCACAACTGGGTGATCTCGCGGAAAGAGGCTCCGGCCGCTCGCGAAGTGGCGCGCGTGTCGGACCCGAAGAGCGGCCGCGTGCTGTCGCTGTGGTCGGCGCAGCCGGGCCTGCAGTTCTATTCGGGCAACTTCCTCGACGGCACCACGTCGGGCAAGGCCGGTGGCATCTATCGTGAAGGCGATGCGTTCGCCCTCGAGCCGCAGATCTTCCCGGATACACCGAACCAGCCGGATTTCGGCTCGGCACGTCTTGATCCGGGCCAGACCTACAAGAACGTGATGACGTACAAGTTCAGCACCACCAAGTAA
- a CDS encoding DMT family transporter yields MSAAMKGSGPATLGLLAVTAIWGSTFVMIKDVVGRMLPIDFLAVRFVIAAVAMLVLFAVPVRRLGKAQTLRGLALGVLYGVAQWLQTEGIALTSPSVSGFVTGMYVVFTPFLALALFRQRFPMSTWVAVVLAMVGLGVLALNGFSVSLGVWLTLASAALYALHIVGLGHWSKPGDAFGMSAIQMLGIAVVCVLATLPHHGPALPPDGKAWIAIVYMALVAGALAMLVQTWAQAHMPATRAAIVMTTEPVFAAGFAVALGVDALTTRMVLGGALVLAAMYMVELAPRFRRKKPAEALHHEAG; encoded by the coding sequence ATGAGCGCGGCGATGAAGGGGAGCGGCCCGGCGACGCTGGGCTTGCTGGCGGTCACCGCCATCTGGGGTTCCACCTTCGTCATGATCAAGGACGTCGTCGGCCGCATGCTGCCGATCGATTTCCTGGCGGTGCGTTTCGTGATCGCGGCCGTGGCCATGCTGGTGCTGTTCGCGGTGCCGGTCCGCCGGCTGGGCAAAGCGCAGACCCTGCGTGGCCTGGCGCTCGGCGTGCTCTATGGCGTGGCGCAATGGCTGCAGACCGAAGGCATCGCGCTGACCTCGCCCAGTGTCAGCGGCTTCGTCACCGGCATGTATGTGGTGTTCACCCCGTTCCTCGCCCTGGCCTTGTTCCGCCAGCGCTTTCCTATGTCCACATGGGTAGCTGTCGTGCTCGCGATGGTGGGATTGGGCGTGCTGGCGCTGAACGGCTTTTCCGTTAGCCTGGGCGTGTGGCTCACCCTCGCGTCCGCGGCGTTGTACGCCCTGCATATCGTCGGCCTGGGTCACTGGTCGAAGCCGGGCGATGCCTTCGGCATGTCGGCGATCCAGATGCTGGGCATCGCCGTGGTGTGCGTGCTCGCCACCCTGCCGCACCACGGGCCGGCGCTGCCGCCGGACGGCAAGGCCTGGATCGCGATCGTCTACATGGCGTTGGTCGCTGGCGCGCTGGCGATGCTGGTGCAAACGTGGGCGCAGGCGCATATGCCTGCCACGCGGGCGGCGATCGTCATGACGACGGAACCGGTGTTCGCCGCAGGCTTTGCCGTGGCGTTGGGGGTGGATGCACTGACCACCCGGATGGTGCTTGGCGGTGCCCTGGTGCTGGCCGCCATGTACATGGTGGAACTCGCACCACGCTTCCGCCGTAAGAAACCCGCCGAAGCGCTGCACCACGAAGCCGGCTGA
- a CDS encoding glycosyltransferase family 2 protein, producing the protein MDELTSIIIVLADSGPLTRECVEHALASDRPVEVILVDNGSDDGVPEALDRAYVGDDRVRVVYNRANLGFGPAVNRGAVHARGKWLLVLNPDCLIDPDTITRMGAHIGPHTGIVGAVVQDASGQVDPASRRRDPLLGRAIATKLGRGGGIDIAGPLPAGAEPVEIVSGAILLMPRAAFETLGGFDETFFLHCEDMDLCRRARDMGYQVLLAGDVQVMHGKGGSSRHRPVFVSRHKHRSMFIWFRRHDPAATNPLVRAVVWLGIWAHFVLKIPGQLLRKKRR; encoded by the coding sequence GTGGACGAACTCACCAGCATCATCATCGTCCTGGCCGATAGCGGCCCGCTGACTCGCGAGTGCGTGGAACACGCCCTCGCGAGCGACCGTCCGGTCGAGGTGATCCTGGTCGACAACGGTTCGGACGATGGCGTGCCGGAAGCGCTCGATCGCGCGTACGTGGGCGATGACCGCGTGCGCGTGGTCTATAACCGCGCCAACCTCGGCTTCGGCCCGGCGGTGAATCGCGGGGCGGTCCACGCCCGTGGCAAGTGGTTGCTTGTCCTTAACCCGGATTGCCTGATCGATCCGGATACGATCACCCGCATGGGTGCCCACATTGGCCCACACACGGGCATCGTCGGTGCCGTAGTGCAGGATGCTTCCGGTCAGGTCGATCCCGCGTCGCGCCGGCGCGATCCGTTGCTCGGGCGTGCGATCGCGACCAAGCTGGGCCGCGGCGGCGGCATCGACATCGCAGGCCCTTTGCCTGCCGGTGCCGAGCCCGTGGAAATCGTTTCGGGCGCCATCCTGCTGATGCCGCGGGCTGCGTTCGAGACCTTGGGTGGCTTCGACGAGACGTTCTTCCTGCATTGCGAAGACATGGACCTGTGCCGTCGCGCACGTGACATGGGTTACCAGGTACTGCTTGCTGGCGACGTGCAGGTGATGCACGGCAAAGGCGGCTCCAGCCGCCACCGTCCGGTGTTCGTCAGCCGGCACAAGCACCGCAGCATGTTCATCTGGTTCCGTCGCCACGATCCCGCGGCGACGAATCCGCTGGTGCGTGCCGTGGTGTGGCTCGGCATCTGGGCGCACTTCGTGCTGAAGATCCCCGGGCAGCTGCTCCGCAAGAAGCGCCGATGA
- the purL gene encoding phosphoribosylformylglycinamidine synthase has protein sequence MIALDGQSALSPFRLERLNAHLESLHHGTRVQAAWFVYFVDAATPPEGDARARLLAVLEAKPGNPEPATFWVVPRLGTISPWSSKATDILHGAGFDVSRVERGVAWQVTGMPAAGDPAYAQVMTAFCDPMVQSPLDDLAEAKGLFLVGTPGDIGRVELGSDAQGALQAANQHLGLALADDEIDYLADRYSEMGRAPTDAELMMFAQANSEHCRHKVFNATWTLDGKEQENSLFGMIKNTHKLSPKFTLSAYKDNAAVVEGYEGNRLFVNPDDGVFRTVKESAPYAIKVETHNHPTAIAPWPGAATGSGGEIRDEGATGRGGKPKAGLTGFSVSHLRIPGTPRPWETPRPLPPRMASAFEIMRDGPLGAAAFNNEFGRPALGGYFRTFEQETGEKGIRRGYDKPIMIAGGLAAIREQHVQKRDVRPGDKVIVLGGPAMLIGLGGGAASSVSSGTSSAELDFASVQRDNPEMERRAQQVIDACWARGDKNPIVSIHDVGAGGLSNAIPEILNDAGVGGIIDLSKVPCDDPTLSPMQVWSNESQERYVLAIGPDEIAEFEAYCKRERCPFAVVGEATAEARLIVKDPRRDLTVIDLGMDVLFGKPPRMHRDAQRVKPRVDLVADLTGIGMDEALMRVLRLPAVGSKNFLITIGDRTVGGLNARDQMVGPWQVPVADVAVTMTDFDGYTGEAMAMAERAPVALLSSADAARMAVGEAITNMAAAPLKLEEMRLSANWMAAVNHPGEDAALFDAVRTVGMELCPELDIAIPVGKDSLHMQTVWQDENGKKQKTVSPVSLVITGFARVDDVRRVLTPQIKLDRGDTDLWLIDLGAGRDRLGGSALTQVFNRGGGVPPDLDDAKRLRAMFELIQEANRGGLLLAYHDRSDGGAIVTLLEMAFAGHCGLEIKLDGWADATLRALFNEELGAVVQVASANREAFEQLLVKHNLAGMTHHVGRPKEKLGIKLHLNGETPFKWNWTELFRAWNETSYAMQRLRDNPLSADQESEWRLDDADPGLSPKLSFDPADDIAAPYIATGVRPRVAILREQGVNGQVEMAAAFTRAGFDAVDVHMTDLASGRYHLKDFRGLAACGGFSYGDVLGAGRGWATSILYNDALREQFARFFEDGSKFALGVCNGCQMMSQLKDIIPDADHWPQFLRNQSEQYEARLATVEIMDSNNLFFRGMAGSRLPVAVAHGEGRVHFPKVCSPSKSHGAARFVDNRGKPTEHYPLNPNGSPGGLTAFTAADGRVLIMMPHPERVFRSAQLSWHPEQWGEDSPWMRMFRNARAWVG, from the coding sequence ATGATCGCACTCGACGGGCAGAGCGCCCTCTCGCCTTTTCGCCTCGAACGCCTGAACGCCCACCTGGAGTCCCTGCACCACGGGACCCGCGTGCAGGCGGCCTGGTTCGTGTACTTCGTGGATGCCGCTACGCCGCCGGAAGGTGACGCCCGCGCCCGCCTACTGGCCGTGCTGGAAGCCAAGCCAGGTAACCCCGAGCCGGCCACCTTCTGGGTGGTGCCGCGCCTTGGCACGATTTCGCCCTGGTCGAGCAAGGCCACCGACATCCTGCACGGCGCTGGCTTCGACGTCAGCCGCGTGGAGCGTGGCGTGGCCTGGCAGGTCACCGGCATGCCGGCGGCAGGCGACCCGGCCTACGCGCAGGTCATGACCGCCTTCTGCGACCCCATGGTCCAGTCGCCGCTCGATGACCTTGCCGAAGCAAAGGGCCTGTTCCTGGTCGGTACGCCGGGTGACATTGGCCGCGTGGAACTGGGTAGCGATGCCCAGGGCGCGCTGCAAGCCGCCAATCAGCACCTGGGCCTGGCCCTGGCCGACGACGAGATCGATTACCTCGCCGACCGCTACAGCGAGATGGGCCGTGCGCCCACCGACGCCGAGCTCATGATGTTCGCCCAGGCGAACTCGGAGCACTGCCGCCACAAGGTGTTCAACGCCACCTGGACGCTGGACGGCAAGGAACAGGAAAACTCCCTGTTCGGTATGATCAAGAACACCCACAAACTGTCGCCGAAGTTCACGCTCAGCGCGTACAAGGACAACGCGGCGGTGGTCGAGGGCTACGAGGGCAACCGCCTCTTCGTGAATCCCGACGACGGCGTGTTCCGCACGGTGAAGGAAAGCGCGCCGTACGCCATCAAGGTCGAAACGCACAACCACCCGACGGCCATCGCGCCGTGGCCGGGTGCCGCCACCGGTTCCGGTGGCGAAATCCGCGATGAAGGCGCGACGGGCCGCGGCGGCAAGCCGAAGGCCGGTCTCACCGGTTTCTCGGTGTCGCACCTGCGCATCCCGGGTACGCCGCGTCCGTGGGAAACGCCGCGTCCGTTGCCGCCGCGCATGGCCAGCGCCTTTGAAATCATGCGCGATGGCCCGCTCGGCGCCGCCGCGTTCAACAACGAGTTCGGCCGTCCCGCGCTCGGTGGCTACTTCCGCACCTTCGAACAGGAGACGGGCGAGAAGGGCATCCGTCGCGGCTACGACAAGCCGATCATGATCGCCGGTGGCCTCGCCGCCATCCGCGAGCAGCACGTCCAGAAGCGCGACGTGCGCCCGGGCGATAAGGTCATCGTGCTCGGTGGTCCGGCCATGCTCATCGGCCTGGGCGGCGGTGCCGCCTCGTCGGTGTCGTCGGGTACCTCCAGTGCGGAACTCGATTTCGCCTCCGTGCAGCGCGATAACCCGGAAATGGAGCGCCGCGCACAGCAGGTCATCGACGCGTGCTGGGCTCGTGGCGACAAGAACCCCATCGTCAGCATCCACGATGTCGGTGCGGGTGGTCTTTCCAACGCCATCCCCGAGATCCTCAACGACGCGGGCGTCGGCGGCATCATCGACCTGTCGAAGGTGCCCTGCGACGATCCCACGCTCTCGCCCATGCAGGTGTGGAGCAACGAATCGCAGGAGCGTTACGTCCTGGCGATCGGCCCGGACGAGATCGCCGAGTTCGAGGCGTACTGCAAGCGCGAGCGTTGCCCGTTCGCCGTCGTCGGTGAAGCCACCGCCGAAGCACGCCTCATCGTGAAGGATCCGCGCCGCGATCTCACCGTGATCGACCTCGGCATGGACGTACTGTTCGGCAAGCCGCCGCGCATGCACCGCGATGCGCAGCGCGTGAAGCCGCGCGTCGATCTCGTGGCCGACCTGACCGGCATCGGCATGGATGAAGCGCTGATGCGCGTCCTCCGCCTGCCGGCGGTTGGCAGCAAGAACTTCCTGATCACCATCGGTGACCGTACCGTCGGCGGCCTCAACGCGCGCGACCAGATGGTTGGCCCGTGGCAGGTGCCGGTGGCCGATGTCGCCGTCACCATGACGGACTTCGACGGTTATACCGGCGAAGCCATGGCCATGGCCGAGCGCGCGCCGGTGGCCCTGCTGTCGAGCGCCGATGCCGCGCGCATGGCGGTGGGCGAAGCCATCACCAACATGGCCGCTGCACCGCTCAAGCTTGAAGAAATGCGCCTGTCCGCCAACTGGATGGCCGCGGTGAACCACCCGGGCGAAGACGCCGCGCTGTTCGATGCCGTGCGCACGGTCGGTATGGAGCTCTGCCCTGAGCTGGATATCGCGATCCCGGTGGGCAAGGACTCCCTGCACATGCAGACCGTGTGGCAGGACGAGAACGGCAAGAAGCAGAAGACCGTCTCGCCGGTGTCGCTCGTGATCACCGGCTTCGCGCGCGTCGATGACGTGCGCCGTGTGCTCACCCCGCAGATCAAGCTTGATCGCGGTGATACCGACCTCTGGCTGATCGACCTCGGTGCCGGCCGTGACCGCCTTGGTGGGTCCGCGCTGACCCAGGTGTTCAACCGCGGTGGCGGCGTGCCGCCGGATCTGGATGACGCCAAGCGCCTGCGCGCCATGTTCGAGCTGATCCAGGAAGCCAACCGTGGCGGCCTGCTGCTCGCTTACCACGATCGCTCCGACGGCGGCGCTATCGTCACCCTGCTGGAAATGGCCTTCGCCGGCCACTGCGGCCTCGAGATCAAGCTCGATGGCTGGGCCGATGCCACCCTGCGCGCGCTCTTCAACGAAGAGCTCGGCGCCGTGGTCCAGGTGGCCAGTGCCAATCGCGAAGCCTTTGAACAGCTGCTGGTGAAGCACAACCTGGCCGGCATGACCCACCATGTGGGCCGCCCGAAGGAAAAACTCGGCATCAAGCTGCACCTGAATGGCGAAACGCCGTTCAAGTGGAACTGGACCGAACTGTTCCGCGCCTGGAACGAAACCAGCTATGCCATGCAGCGCCTGCGCGACAACCCGCTCAGCGCCGACCAGGAAAGCGAGTGGCGCCTCGACGATGCCGATCCGGGTCTGTCGCCGAAGCTCAGCTTCGATCCCGCTGACGATATCGCCGCGCCGTACATCGCGACCGGTGTGCGCCCGCGCGTGGCGATCCTGCGCGAGCAGGGCGTCAACGGCCAGGTGGAAATGGCCGCCGCGTTCACCCGCGCCGGCTTCGACGCGGTCGACGTGCACATGACCGATCTCGCCAGCGGCCGTTACCACCTGAAGGATTTCCGCGGTCTCGCTGCCTGCGGTGGCTTCTCGTACGGTGACGTGCTCGGCGCCGGTCGTGGCTGGGCCACGTCGATCCTTTACAACGATGCGCTGCGCGAGCAATTCGCACGCTTCTTCGAAGATGGTTCGAAGTTCGCGCTGGGCGTGTGCAACGGCTGCCAGATGATGTCGCAGCTGAAGGACATCATCCCCGATGCCGACCACTGGCCGCAGTTCCTGCGCAACCAGTCGGAGCAGTACGAGGCACGCCTGGCCACCGTCGAGATCATGGATTCGAACAACCTGTTCTTCCGTGGCATGGCCGGCTCGCGCCTGCCAGTGGCGGTGGCGCATGGCGAAGGCCGCGTGCATTTCCCCAAGGTGTGCAGCCCGTCGAAGAGCCACGGCGCAGCGCGCTTCGTGGATAACCGCGGCAAGCCGACCGAGCATTACCCGCTGAACCCGAACGGCTCGCCGGGCGGCCTCACGGCGTTCACCGCCGCCGATGGCCGCGTGCTCATCATGATGCCGCACCCGGAGCGCGTGTTCCGCAGTGCCCAGCTCAGCTGGCACCCGGAGCAGTGGGGTGAGGATTCACCCTGGATGCGCATGTTCCGCAATGCGCGGGCCTGGGTGGGTTGA
- a CDS encoding DsbC family protein: protein MFKKILPAILAGAFAMSAAAADDTKVVRDAVEGLGPGITVDSIAPAPMPGFYQVVAAGRMVYVSADGRYMLNGNLIDLKSQTDLSAASWAATRKAALAKVPASQRLVYAAAQPKHTVTVFTDVDCGFCRQLHSQIDEFNKKGITVEYVFWPREGVKTTAGNDTPSYTKAVSVWCASDRKNAFNEAMKGGSVKAASCTNPVKDEFELGERLGVNGTPTVVTENGDVVGGYLSPAQLLKAVEAPAGTAGKGG, encoded by the coding sequence ATGTTCAAGAAAATCCTCCCGGCGATCCTGGCTGGCGCGTTCGCCATGAGCGCCGCCGCCGCTGATGACACCAAGGTCGTGCGCGATGCCGTCGAAGGCCTCGGCCCAGGCATCACGGTGGATTCCATCGCGCCCGCGCCCATGCCCGGCTTCTACCAGGTCGTGGCTGCTGGTCGCATGGTCTACGTGTCGGCCGATGGCCGCTACATGCTCAACGGCAACCTCATCGACCTGAAGAGCCAGACGGACCTCTCGGCGGCCAGCTGGGCCGCCACACGCAAGGCCGCGTTGGCCAAGGTGCCGGCTTCCCAGCGGCTGGTCTACGCCGCTGCGCAGCCCAAGCACACCGTCACGGTGTTCACCGACGTGGATTGCGGCTTCTGCCGCCAGTTGCACTCGCAGATCGATGAGTTCAACAAGAAGGGCATCACCGTCGAATACGTGTTCTGGCCGCGCGAAGGCGTCAAGACCACCGCCGGCAACGACACCCCCTCGTACACCAAGGCCGTCTCGGTCTGGTGCGCTTCCGACCGCAAGAACGCGTTCAACGAGGCGATGAAGGGCGGTTCGGTCAAGGCGGCCAGCTGCACCAACCCGGTGAAGGATGAGTTCGAACTGGGCGAGCGCCTTGGCGTGAACGGCACCCCCACCGTTGTCACCGAGAACGGCGACGTGGTCGGCGGCTACCTCAGCCCGGCCCAGCTGCTGAAGGCGGTCGAGGCCCCGGCCGGCACCGCTGGCAAGGGCGGCTAA
- the xerD gene encoding site-specific tyrosine recombinase XerD yields MTESKTEPKTDDARLIDRFIERVWSEDGLADRTLEAYRRDLVQLSRWLETRGHGLATATREDLSAYHGSQPVSVRSMARRQSAFRRFYAQLARDEGKKEDPTLLMQRPKMPRGLPKALAEREIEALIVAPDTDTPLGLRDRAMLELMYSSGLRVSELVDLPLAGLNTRQGVLRVTGKGGKDRLVPVGEEALNHVERYMAEARPVLAKGHSQPLALFLTKRGDAMTRQQFWTLVKRYAMQVGIPGKRVSPHVLRHSFATHLLNHGADLRALQMLLGHSALSTTQIYTLVAKEGLKRLHAQHHPRG; encoded by the coding sequence ATGACGGAAAGTAAGACCGAACCGAAAACCGACGACGCACGCCTCATCGATCGCTTCATCGAGCGGGTGTGGTCGGAAGATGGCCTGGCCGATCGCACGCTCGAGGCGTACCGGCGTGATCTTGTGCAGCTTTCGCGCTGGCTCGAGACGCGCGGGCATGGCCTCGCCACGGCGACGCGCGAAGATCTTTCCGCGTATCACGGCAGCCAACCGGTGTCGGTGCGCAGCATGGCGCGGCGGCAGTCGGCGTTCCGCCGCTTTTACGCGCAGCTGGCGCGCGACGAGGGCAAGAAGGAAGACCCGACCCTGCTAATGCAGCGGCCGAAGATGCCGCGTGGTCTGCCCAAGGCGCTGGCCGAGCGTGAGATCGAGGCGCTCATCGTCGCACCCGATACCGATACGCCGCTCGGCCTGCGTGATCGCGCCATGCTGGAATTGATGTACTCCTCGGGCCTCCGCGTATCGGAATTGGTCGATCTGCCCCTGGCCGGCCTGAACACGCGCCAGGGCGTGCTCCGTGTCACCGGCAAGGGCGGAAAGGACCGCCTGGTGCCCGTGGGCGAAGAGGCGTTGAACCACGTGGAGCGCTACATGGCCGAGGCACGGCCGGTGTTGGCCAAGGGCCACAGCCAGCCGCTCGCCCTGTTTCTCACCAAGCGCGGCGACGCCATGACTCGCCAGCAGTTCTGGACCCTGGTGAAGCGCTACGCCATGCAAGTGGGCATCCCGGGTAAACGTGTCTCACCTCACGTCTTGCGACATTCGTTCGCTACGCATCTTCTCAACCATGGCGCTGACCTGCGCGCCCTACAGATGTTGCTGGGCCACAGTGCGCTCAGCACGACGCAGATCTATACGCTTGTTGCCAAAGAGGGTTTGAAGCGCCTTCACGCCCAGCATCACCCCCGCGGCTAA
- a CDS encoding RDD family protein yields the protein MSTMTLPAPAWRRFAAIVYDVLAVVAIVMVVGLIAQVATGGHVADSKGHVVAWWYQPLQAAVVGAYFLLSWLRGGQTLGMRPWKIRVVSREGGPVGVKQGLVRLVVAGLPVLLLMLYRVTSLQVALWAPVVGWAVILLPSLVDARHRGLHDMAARTEIHAYLN from the coding sequence ATGAGCACGATGACCCTACCCGCCCCTGCCTGGCGCCGTTTCGCGGCGATCGTCTACGACGTGCTGGCCGTGGTGGCCATCGTGATGGTGGTGGGGCTGATCGCACAGGTGGCGACGGGCGGCCACGTGGCCGACAGCAAAGGGCATGTGGTCGCGTGGTGGTACCAGCCGTTGCAGGCCGCGGTGGTCGGTGCGTACTTCCTGCTTTCGTGGTTACGAGGCGGGCAGACGCTGGGGATGCGACCGTGGAAGATCCGTGTGGTGTCGCGCGAGGGCGGACCCGTTGGCGTGAAACAGGGCCTGGTCCGGCTCGTGGTTGCCGGGCTACCCGTGCTGCTGCTGATGCTCTACAGGGTCACGTCGCTGCAGGTGGCCCTGTGGGCACCGGTCGTGGGCTGGGCCGTGATCCTGCTGCCATCACTCGTCGATGCGCGTCACCGCGGGCTGCACGATATGGCCGCCCGCACCGAGATTCACGCTTACTTGAACTGA